A stretch of Gasterosteus aculeatus chromosome 4, fGasAcu3.hap1.1, whole genome shotgun sequence DNA encodes these proteins:
- the zbtb33 gene encoding transcriptional regulator Kaiso isoform X2, with the protein MPSLKLISATDTQYPVAVLNSMNVQRNHGLFCDVTIIIQDRKFRAHKTILSASSTYFHQLFSVAGQVIELNFIKAEIFEEILNYIYSSKIYRVRSDMLEELINAGQILGVKFIANLGSPLSHVKGLPGLSKETETESKSDAPAEAMPIIAESFSISAEEFNQTSKATSDSDSESEVLFVSQTDAKTSAAKQAAKSGEVIDLEAADLGKAAPKQNEDSNHTVAKQKETTLKMSPAKPPSVSCPVPSVPDGGPLLSPDSGSDKPASPARVPSRSAPTTPARSVNVTPEPPSASQSSENSGTTGVHQKQVVASSQHGDSKIKLLDKANLTNSPKLTVAAKKTVTLNTTTEIDSISSGCKVYANIGENTYDIVPLKEDPGEGGSKANKGKRHLMATPLKPLDKALTLPTGGSNKKKPKTELEDHYELVMDGKTFYVCVVCKRPYVCLTSLRRHFNTHSWEKQYPCHYCDKVFALAEYRTKHEIHHTGERRYQCLVCNETFLNYQILATHCKQAHNQDPSGRKEKDEKDNNLYRLLPCKTVEMKPYSWSADGPGVPVISEDGSVHHIAAGATGGDVRASTQSRMLNWDDIFVEPDAHMPPDSRGRPAVNNPRPGATEFDFIIPETY; encoded by the coding sequence ATGCCAAGTCTAAAGCTGATTTCTGCGACTGACACGCAGTACCCAGTGGCCGTGCTCAACTCAATGAACGTGCAGCGAAATCATGGATTATTTTGTGatgtcaccatcatcatccaggACAGGAAATTCAGAGCTCACAAAACAATCCTGTCCGCTTCAAGTACATATTTCCACCAGCTCTTCAGTGTGGCCGGACAAGTGATCGAGTTGAACTTCATCAAAGCGGAGATTTTTGAGGAGATTCTGAATTACATTTACAGCTCCAAGATTTACCGCGTCCGCTCCGACATGCTTGAGGAGCTGATCAATGCGGGACAGATACTGGGAGTCAAGTTCATTGCAAATTTAGGGTCACCATTATCACATGTGAAGGGTCTGCCCGGGTTGTCaaaggagacggagacggagagcaAAAGTGACGCTCCCGCAGAGGCAATGCCCATCATCGCGGAGTCATTCTCGATATCTGCAGAGGAATTCAATCAGACGAGCAAGGCCACCAGCGACTCTGACTCGGAGAGCGAAGTTCTGTTCGTCTCACAGACGGACGCGAAAACCAGTGCAGCCAAGCAGGCGGCCAAATCCGGCGAGGTCATTGATTTGGAGGCAGCCGATTTGGGAAAGGCGGCACCAAAGCAAAATGAAGACTCGAATCATACGGTTGCAAAACAGAAGGAGACCACCTTGAAAATGAGTCCAGCAAAGCCTCCCAGCGTAAGCTGTCCGGTCCCCAGTGTCCCCGACGGCGGCCCCCTGCTCAGTCCAGACAGCGGCTCCGATAAGCCGGCGTCCCCCGCCAGAGTTCCCTCAAGAAGTGCTCCGACGACGCCAGCCAGGTCCGTCAATGTCACCCCCGAGCCCCCAAGTGCCTCTCAGTCCTCGGAAAACAGCGGCACGACGGGAGTCCACCAGAAGCAAGTCGTCGCCTCGTCTCAGCACGGGGATTCCAAAATAAAGCTCCTCGATAAAGCGAATCTAACCAACAGTCCCAAGTTGACCGTCGCCGCGAAAAAGACCGTGACGCTCAACACGACCACCGAGATCGATTCGATTTCGTCGGGCTGCAAGGTGTACGCAAACATCGGCGAAAACACGTACGACATCGTCCCGTTGAAGGAGGATCCGGGCGAAGGGGGCTCCAAGGCCAACAAAGGGAAGAGGCACTTAATGGCCACGCCCTTGAAACCCCTGGATAAAGCCCTCACCCTGCCGACGGGCGGCTCAAACAAGAAGAAGCCCAAAACGGAGCTCGAGGACCACTACGAGCTCGTCATGGACGGGAAGACCTTCTACGTCTGCGTCGTGTGCAAGCGCCCCTACGTGTGTCTGACGAGTCTCCGCCGGCACTTCAACACCCACTCGTGGGAAAAGCAGTACCCGTGCCACTACTGCGACAAGGTCTTTGCGCTGGCCGAGTACAGAACTAAACACGAAATCCACCACACGGGGGAGCGGCGGTACCAGTGCTTGGTGTGCAACGAGACGTTCCTCAACTACCAGATTCTGGCGACCCACTGCAAGCAAGCCCACAACCAGGACCCCAgcgggaggaaggagaaggacgaGAAGGACAACAACCTGTACCGGCTGCTGCCGTGTAAGACGGTGGAGATGAAGCCGTACTCGTGGAGCGCCGACGGGCCGGGGGTCCCCGTCATATCGGAGGACGGCAGCGTCCACCACATCGCCGCCGGCGCCACGGGCGGGGACGTCCGCGCCTCCACCCAGAGCCGGATGCTGAACTGGGACGACATCTTCGTCGAGCCGGACGCTCACATGCCGCCCGATTCCCGCGGGCGCCCGGCCGTCAACAATCCTCGACCGGGAGCCACGGAGTTTGACTTTATTATACCGGAGACCTACTGA
- the tmem255a gene encoding transmembrane protein 255A isoform X2, which yields MPPAQSLQSSRLTLSETSIGSFKRRKRKSIIVTVLLLIVSVLILIFGLAATTRTQNITVGGYYPGVILGFGSFLGIIGSHLIENKRQMLVASIVFISFGVVAAFCCAIVDGVFAARHIDLRPLYAGRCEYHSSDTSPERDVACQASSRSSCNLHVKGNTCYCCDLYNCGKEHPLMGLQNKDVLKKFRKSSMLWNRVEMIGGYHEYTDVKSCQDVVHLYHLLWSATILNIIALFLGIITAAVLGGFKDMIPSAASETTSEPEAITAPVPPQPPAAATAIGSYYDTAPCLPPYTAYDLQGSCLFPDSSGLSDDSQSGASHLWPTMVPPRYSPPHSHPDEKPPPYSP from the exons ATGCCTCCTGCTCAGAGCCTCCAATCCAGCAGACTGACCCTGTCCGAAACAAGCATCG gttcctttaagaggaggaagaggaaatccATTATAGTGACGGTGTTGCTGCTCATCGTCTCCGTGCTGATCCTCATCTTCGGCCTGGCAGCGACCACCAGGACGCAGAACATCACCGTGGGCGGGTACTACCCGGGAGTCATT ctgggCTTTGGCTCCTTCCTGGGAATCATTGGGTCTCATTTGATAGAGAACAAGAGGCAGATG TTGGTGGCATCGATTGTCTTCATCAGTTTCGGAGTGGTGGCCGCCTTCTGCTGCGCCATCGTTGACGGAGTGTTTGCCGCGAGGCACATC GACCTCAGGCCTCTGTACGCTGGCCGCTGTGAGTATCACTCCAGTGACACTTCACCTGAACGCGAC GTGGCGTGTCAGGCGTCATCGCGGTCATCCTGTAACCTGCACGTGAAGGGCAACACCTGTTACTGCTGCGACCTCTACAACTGTGGGAA AGAACATCCTCTTATGGGACTTCAGAATAAAGATGTATTGAAAAAGTTTAGAAAATCATCCATGCTTTGGAA CCGCGTGGAGATGATCGGGGGCTACCACGAGTATACGGACGTGAAGAGCTGCCAGGACGTGGTGCACCTCTATCACCTGCTGTGGTCCGCTACCATCCTCAACATCATCGCCCTCTTTCTGGGCATCATTACTGCAGCGGTGCTGGGAGGCTTCAAAGACATG ATTCCCTCCGCTGCCTCAGAGACTACGTCTGAACCAGAGGCCATCACCGCGCCCGTCCCCCCACAGCCGCCCGCGGCCGCCACCGCCATCGGCTCGTATTACGACACGGCCCCTTGCCTGCCGCCCTACACGGCCTACGACCTGCAG GGCTCCTGCCTGTTTCCCGACTCCTCGGGCCTCTCGGATGACTCCCAGTCCGGAGCCAGCCACCTGTGGCCCACCATGGTCCCCCCACGCTACTCTCCCCCCCACAGCCACCCCGACGAGAAGCCCCCACCCTACAGCCCGTAA
- the tmem255a gene encoding transmembrane protein 255A isoform X4 gives MPPAQSLQSSRLTLSETSIGSFKRRKRKSIIVTVLLLIVSVLILIFGLAATTRTQNITVGGYYPGVILGFGSFLGIIGSHLIENKRQMLVASIVFISFGVVAAFCCAIVDGVFAARHIDLRPLYAGRCEYHSSDTSPERDVACQASSRSSCNLHVKGNTCYCCDLYNCGNRVEMIGGYHEYTDVKSCQDVVHLYHLLWSATILNIIALFLGIITAAVLGGFKDMIPSAASETTSEPEAITAPVPPQPPAAATAIGSYYDTAPCLPPYTAYDLQGSCLFPDSSGLSDDSQSGASHLWPTMVPPRYSPPHSHPDEKPPPYSP, from the exons ATGCCTCCTGCTCAGAGCCTCCAATCCAGCAGACTGACCCTGTCCGAAACAAGCATCG gttcctttaagaggaggaagaggaaatccATTATAGTGACGGTGTTGCTGCTCATCGTCTCCGTGCTGATCCTCATCTTCGGCCTGGCAGCGACCACCAGGACGCAGAACATCACCGTGGGCGGGTACTACCCGGGAGTCATT ctgggCTTTGGCTCCTTCCTGGGAATCATTGGGTCTCATTTGATAGAGAACAAGAGGCAGATG TTGGTGGCATCGATTGTCTTCATCAGTTTCGGAGTGGTGGCCGCCTTCTGCTGCGCCATCGTTGACGGAGTGTTTGCCGCGAGGCACATC GACCTCAGGCCTCTGTACGCTGGCCGCTGTGAGTATCACTCCAGTGACACTTCACCTGAACGCGAC GTGGCGTGTCAGGCGTCATCGCGGTCATCCTGTAACCTGCACGTGAAGGGCAACACCTGTTACTGCTGCGACCTCTACAACTGTGGGAA CCGCGTGGAGATGATCGGGGGCTACCACGAGTATACGGACGTGAAGAGCTGCCAGGACGTGGTGCACCTCTATCACCTGCTGTGGTCCGCTACCATCCTCAACATCATCGCCCTCTTTCTGGGCATCATTACTGCAGCGGTGCTGGGAGGCTTCAAAGACATG ATTCCCTCCGCTGCCTCAGAGACTACGTCTGAACCAGAGGCCATCACCGCGCCCGTCCCCCCACAGCCGCCCGCGGCCGCCACCGCCATCGGCTCGTATTACGACACGGCCCCTTGCCTGCCGCCCTACACGGCCTACGACCTGCAG GGCTCCTGCCTGTTTCCCGACTCCTCGGGCCTCTCGGATGACTCCCAGTCCGGAGCCAGCCACCTGTGGCCCACCATGGTCCCCCCACGCTACTCTCCCCCCCACAGCCACCCCGACGAGAAGCCCCCACCCTACAGCCCGTAA
- the tmem255a gene encoding transmembrane protein 255A isoform X1 — MPPAQSLQSSRLTLSETSIGSFKRRKRKSIIVTVLLLIVSVLILIFGLAATTRTQNITVGGYYPGVILGFGSFLGIIGSHLIENKRQMLVASIVFISFGVVAAFCCAIVDGVFAARHIDLRPLYAGRCEYHSSDTSPERDVACQASSRSSCNLHVKGNTCYCCDLYNCGKEHPLMGLQNKDVLKKFRKSSMLWKSSRVEMIGGYHEYTDVKSCQDVVHLYHLLWSATILNIIALFLGIITAAVLGGFKDMIPSAASETTSEPEAITAPVPPQPPAAATAIGSYYDTAPCLPPYTAYDLQGSCLFPDSSGLSDDSQSGASHLWPTMVPPRYSPPHSHPDEKPPPYSP, encoded by the exons ATGCCTCCTGCTCAGAGCCTCCAATCCAGCAGACTGACCCTGTCCGAAACAAGCATCG gttcctttaagaggaggaagaggaaatccATTATAGTGACGGTGTTGCTGCTCATCGTCTCCGTGCTGATCCTCATCTTCGGCCTGGCAGCGACCACCAGGACGCAGAACATCACCGTGGGCGGGTACTACCCGGGAGTCATT ctgggCTTTGGCTCCTTCCTGGGAATCATTGGGTCTCATTTGATAGAGAACAAGAGGCAGATG TTGGTGGCATCGATTGTCTTCATCAGTTTCGGAGTGGTGGCCGCCTTCTGCTGCGCCATCGTTGACGGAGTGTTTGCCGCGAGGCACATC GACCTCAGGCCTCTGTACGCTGGCCGCTGTGAGTATCACTCCAGTGACACTTCACCTGAACGCGAC GTGGCGTGTCAGGCGTCATCGCGGTCATCCTGTAACCTGCACGTGAAGGGCAACACCTGTTACTGCTGCGACCTCTACAACTGTGGGAA AGAACATCCTCTTATGGGACTTCAGAATAAAGATGTATTGAAAAAGTTTAGAAAATCATCCATGCTTTGGAA GTCCAGCCGCGTGGAGATGATCGGGGGCTACCACGAGTATACGGACGTGAAGAGCTGCCAGGACGTGGTGCACCTCTATCACCTGCTGTGGTCCGCTACCATCCTCAACATCATCGCCCTCTTTCTGGGCATCATTACTGCAGCGGTGCTGGGAGGCTTCAAAGACATG ATTCCCTCCGCTGCCTCAGAGACTACGTCTGAACCAGAGGCCATCACCGCGCCCGTCCCCCCACAGCCGCCCGCGGCCGCCACCGCCATCGGCTCGTATTACGACACGGCCCCTTGCCTGCCGCCCTACACGGCCTACGACCTGCAG GGCTCCTGCCTGTTTCCCGACTCCTCGGGCCTCTCGGATGACTCCCAGTCCGGAGCCAGCCACCTGTGGCCCACCATGGTCCCCCCACGCTACTCTCCCCCCCACAGCCACCCCGACGAGAAGCCCCCACCCTACAGCCCGTAA
- the zbtb33 gene encoding transcriptional regulator Kaiso isoform X1, whose product MNSTSRCYFMPSLKLISATDTQYPVAVLNSMNVQRNHGLFCDVTIIIQDRKFRAHKTILSASSTYFHQLFSVAGQVIELNFIKAEIFEEILNYIYSSKIYRVRSDMLEELINAGQILGVKFIANLGSPLSHVKGLPGLSKETETESKSDAPAEAMPIIAESFSISAEEFNQTSKATSDSDSESEVLFVSQTDAKTSAAKQAAKSGEVIDLEAADLGKAAPKQNEDSNHTVAKQKETTLKMSPAKPPSVSCPVPSVPDGGPLLSPDSGSDKPASPARVPSRSAPTTPARSVNVTPEPPSASQSSENSGTTGVHQKQVVASSQHGDSKIKLLDKANLTNSPKLTVAAKKTVTLNTTTEIDSISSGCKVYANIGENTYDIVPLKEDPGEGGSKANKGKRHLMATPLKPLDKALTLPTGGSNKKKPKTELEDHYELVMDGKTFYVCVVCKRPYVCLTSLRRHFNTHSWEKQYPCHYCDKVFALAEYRTKHEIHHTGERRYQCLVCNETFLNYQILATHCKQAHNQDPSGRKEKDEKDNNLYRLLPCKTVEMKPYSWSADGPGVPVISEDGSVHHIAAGATGGDVRASTQSRMLNWDDIFVEPDAHMPPDSRGRPAVNNPRPGATEFDFIIPETY is encoded by the exons ATGAATTCCACGTCGCGCTGTTATT TCATGCCAAGTCTAAAGCTGATTTCTGCGACTGACACGCAGTACCCAGTGGCCGTGCTCAACTCAATGAACGTGCAGCGAAATCATGGATTATTTTGTGatgtcaccatcatcatccaggACAGGAAATTCAGAGCTCACAAAACAATCCTGTCCGCTTCAAGTACATATTTCCACCAGCTCTTCAGTGTGGCCGGACAAGTGATCGAGTTGAACTTCATCAAAGCGGAGATTTTTGAGGAGATTCTGAATTACATTTACAGCTCCAAGATTTACCGCGTCCGCTCCGACATGCTTGAGGAGCTGATCAATGCGGGACAGATACTGGGAGTCAAGTTCATTGCAAATTTAGGGTCACCATTATCACATGTGAAGGGTCTGCCCGGGTTGTCaaaggagacggagacggagagcaAAAGTGACGCTCCCGCAGAGGCAATGCCCATCATCGCGGAGTCATTCTCGATATCTGCAGAGGAATTCAATCAGACGAGCAAGGCCACCAGCGACTCTGACTCGGAGAGCGAAGTTCTGTTCGTCTCACAGACGGACGCGAAAACCAGTGCAGCCAAGCAGGCGGCCAAATCCGGCGAGGTCATTGATTTGGAGGCAGCCGATTTGGGAAAGGCGGCACCAAAGCAAAATGAAGACTCGAATCATACGGTTGCAAAACAGAAGGAGACCACCTTGAAAATGAGTCCAGCAAAGCCTCCCAGCGTAAGCTGTCCGGTCCCCAGTGTCCCCGACGGCGGCCCCCTGCTCAGTCCAGACAGCGGCTCCGATAAGCCGGCGTCCCCCGCCAGAGTTCCCTCAAGAAGTGCTCCGACGACGCCAGCCAGGTCCGTCAATGTCACCCCCGAGCCCCCAAGTGCCTCTCAGTCCTCGGAAAACAGCGGCACGACGGGAGTCCACCAGAAGCAAGTCGTCGCCTCGTCTCAGCACGGGGATTCCAAAATAAAGCTCCTCGATAAAGCGAATCTAACCAACAGTCCCAAGTTGACCGTCGCCGCGAAAAAGACCGTGACGCTCAACACGACCACCGAGATCGATTCGATTTCGTCGGGCTGCAAGGTGTACGCAAACATCGGCGAAAACACGTACGACATCGTCCCGTTGAAGGAGGATCCGGGCGAAGGGGGCTCCAAGGCCAACAAAGGGAAGAGGCACTTAATGGCCACGCCCTTGAAACCCCTGGATAAAGCCCTCACCCTGCCGACGGGCGGCTCAAACAAGAAGAAGCCCAAAACGGAGCTCGAGGACCACTACGAGCTCGTCATGGACGGGAAGACCTTCTACGTCTGCGTCGTGTGCAAGCGCCCCTACGTGTGTCTGACGAGTCTCCGCCGGCACTTCAACACCCACTCGTGGGAAAAGCAGTACCCGTGCCACTACTGCGACAAGGTCTTTGCGCTGGCCGAGTACAGAACTAAACACGAAATCCACCACACGGGGGAGCGGCGGTACCAGTGCTTGGTGTGCAACGAGACGTTCCTCAACTACCAGATTCTGGCGACCCACTGCAAGCAAGCCCACAACCAGGACCCCAgcgggaggaaggagaaggacgaGAAGGACAACAACCTGTACCGGCTGCTGCCGTGTAAGACGGTGGAGATGAAGCCGTACTCGTGGAGCGCCGACGGGCCGGGGGTCCCCGTCATATCGGAGGACGGCAGCGTCCACCACATCGCCGCCGGCGCCACGGGCGGGGACGTCCGCGCCTCCACCCAGAGCCGGATGCTGAACTGGGACGACATCTTCGTCGAGCCGGACGCTCACATGCCGCCCGATTCCCGCGGGCGCCCGGCCGTCAACAATCCTCGACCGGGAGCCACGGAGTTTGACTTTATTATACCGGAGACCTACTGA
- the tmem255a gene encoding transmembrane protein 255A isoform X3, with amino-acid sequence MPPAQSLQSSRLTLSETSIGSFKRRKRKSIIVTVLLLIVSVLILIFGLAATTRTQNITVGGYYPGVILGFGSFLGIIGSHLIENKRQMLVASIVFISFGVVAAFCCAIVDGVFAARHIDLRPLYAGRCEYHSSDTSPERDVACQASSRSSCNLHVKGNTCYCCDLYNCGKSSRVEMIGGYHEYTDVKSCQDVVHLYHLLWSATILNIIALFLGIITAAVLGGFKDMIPSAASETTSEPEAITAPVPPQPPAAATAIGSYYDTAPCLPPYTAYDLQGSCLFPDSSGLSDDSQSGASHLWPTMVPPRYSPPHSHPDEKPPPYSP; translated from the exons ATGCCTCCTGCTCAGAGCCTCCAATCCAGCAGACTGACCCTGTCCGAAACAAGCATCG gttcctttaagaggaggaagaggaaatccATTATAGTGACGGTGTTGCTGCTCATCGTCTCCGTGCTGATCCTCATCTTCGGCCTGGCAGCGACCACCAGGACGCAGAACATCACCGTGGGCGGGTACTACCCGGGAGTCATT ctgggCTTTGGCTCCTTCCTGGGAATCATTGGGTCTCATTTGATAGAGAACAAGAGGCAGATG TTGGTGGCATCGATTGTCTTCATCAGTTTCGGAGTGGTGGCCGCCTTCTGCTGCGCCATCGTTGACGGAGTGTTTGCCGCGAGGCACATC GACCTCAGGCCTCTGTACGCTGGCCGCTGTGAGTATCACTCCAGTGACACTTCACCTGAACGCGAC GTGGCGTGTCAGGCGTCATCGCGGTCATCCTGTAACCTGCACGTGAAGGGCAACACCTGTTACTGCTGCGACCTCTACAACTGTGGGAA GTCCAGCCGCGTGGAGATGATCGGGGGCTACCACGAGTATACGGACGTGAAGAGCTGCCAGGACGTGGTGCACCTCTATCACCTGCTGTGGTCCGCTACCATCCTCAACATCATCGCCCTCTTTCTGGGCATCATTACTGCAGCGGTGCTGGGAGGCTTCAAAGACATG ATTCCCTCCGCTGCCTCAGAGACTACGTCTGAACCAGAGGCCATCACCGCGCCCGTCCCCCCACAGCCGCCCGCGGCCGCCACCGCCATCGGCTCGTATTACGACACGGCCCCTTGCCTGCCGCCCTACACGGCCTACGACCTGCAG GGCTCCTGCCTGTTTCCCGACTCCTCGGGCCTCTCGGATGACTCCCAGTCCGGAGCCAGCCACCTGTGGCCCACCATGGTCCCCCCACGCTACTCTCCCCCCCACAGCCACCCCGACGAGAAGCCCCCACCCTACAGCCCGTAA